One stretch of Arachis hypogaea cultivar Tifrunner chromosome 20, arahy.Tifrunner.gnm2.J5K5, whole genome shotgun sequence DNA includes these proteins:
- the LOC112782300 gene encoding uncharacterized protein, whose product MMEWKKCYLDVILVPLGFLLTIGYHFWLWYNVRTHPHTTIIGINASARRNWVAAIMKDNDKKNILAVQSLRNTIMGSTLMATTSILLSSGLAAVISSTYSIKKPLDDALYGGHGEFMVALKYVTLLIFFLFSFFCHSLSIRFINQVNILINTPQDEMSLVTPDYVNEILEKGFVLNTVGNRIFYAALPLLLWIFGPVLVFLCSITMIPVLYNLDFVVNSGKGKLNNNHGTRDFA is encoded by the exons ATGATGGAATGGAAGAAATGTTATTTGGATGTGATATTGGTGCCATTAGGGTTTCTATTAACCATTGGTTACCATTTTTGGCTTTGGTACAATGTTAGGACTCATCCACATACAACTATTATTGGCATCAATGCCAGTGCCAGAAGGAATTGGGTTGCTGCTATCATGAAG GACAatgataaaaagaatattttggcCGTTCAATCACTTCGGAACACAATCATGGGGTCAACCCTAATGGCCACAACTTCCATTCTCCTCTCCTCTGGGCTAGCCGCCGTAATAAGCAGCACTTACAGCATAAAAAAGCCGCTAGATGACGCCCTCTACGGCGGACACGGAGAATTTATGGTGGCGTTGAAATACGTGACGCTTCtcatcttcttccttttctcgtTCTTTTGTCACTCGCTGTCGATCCGATTCATCAATCAAGTCAACATTCTAATTAATACACCACAAGATGAAATGTCATTAGTAACCCCGGATTATGTTAATGAAATATTAGAGAAAGGGTTTGTGTTGAACACTGTGGGGAATAGGATTTTCTATGCGGCACTTCCTCTATTGCTTTGGATATTTGGACCTGTTTTGGTGTTCTTGTGTTCTATTACTATGATTCCGGTGCTTTATAACCTTGACTTTGTGGTCAATAGTGGAAAAGGAAAGTTGAATAATAACCATGGGACTagggattttgcatga